TCTGATGTTTATGAGCTCTCTGTGATGTTGATGGCCCCTATGTGATATTTATGGGCCTTGTGATGTTGATGGCTCCATGATGTTGGTGAATGAAAAGTGGCATGTGCAATTGATGTAAGACAGCTCTCGAAGCTCTATAATGGCGGGATCAAGGCCCTGGACGGGCTCGATCTAAGGGTAAAAGCAGCGAAGGTATTCGCCTTTCTGGGTCCAAATGGCTCAGGCAAGACCACCCTGATGAGGATACTGACCACTCAGATCAGGCCGACCTCAGGCTCGGCATATATCTTCGGCCTGGATACAGTCAAGAGCGGTCAGGAGATCAGAAAGATCATCGGCTATGTGCCTCAGGAGACCAGCGTCTGGCTGGATATCAGCGGATATGAGAATCTGCTGATCTACTCCAAGATCTACGGCGTTCCATCCAAGATGAGAGAGAAGAGAATCCAGGATACACTGCAGAGCATGGGCATCGAGGAGGTGGCGGACAGGATGGTCAAGAGCTACTCCGGGGGGATGGTGCGCAGGCTGGAGATCGCCTGTGCCCTGCTCGTCGGGCCCAGGATTCTGTTTCTGGATGAGCCGACGATAGGCCTGGACCCATCGGCAAGAAAGGCGGTCTGGGAGAATCTGATATCATTCAAGCAGGAGTACGGCACCACAGTCTTCTTCAATACTCATTACATGGATGAAGCAGACCTCTACTCCGATGAGATAGCGATAATAGACAAGGGCAGGATTGTGAAATCCGGAACGGCAAGTGAGCTGAAGCAGTCTTTGAGAAGCGAGATCATTCAGGTTTATTCACATGACCGGATCGGGGGAAGGGTACTGAAGAGCATCAGGGATCTGGCATTTGTCCAGGGTGTCATCGATAATAACTCCCATCTGGAAATAATTGTGGGGGACTCAGAGACCAGGCTGCCTTTGATCCTGGATCTCTTGAGGGGGGAGGGGATCTCCCTTGAGAGGATATGCACTGCCAAGCCCACATTGGATGACGTCTTCCTGAATTATGCTGGCGCCATTCATTTCAAATGCAGGGAAGAGGAAGAACGGGGATCAAAACCGGTGCAGGCCTGATCGATATGGCTCTGAGTGATTCAATCCGGGAGATGTTTGCCATGATCGAGCTGGAGATCAGAAGGCTCAGGCATGACCGCACTGAGATCTATACCCGGGCGGTGCAGCCCATACTCTGGCTTGGCGTCTTCGGGACGATCATGGGCCGGGTCAATGCCATACCCACAGGCGGTCTTCCCTATATCGACTACATCACCCCGGGGGTATTGCTCCAGTCCACCATATTCGTCTCTGTATTCTACGGCCTGACCATCGTCTGGGAGAGGGAGACCGGGATTTTAAAGCGGCTTCTTGTGGCCCCGACCTCCATTTATGCTACTGTAATCGGCCGGTCGGTGGCCTCCGGGGTGCGAGCAGTGGTCCAGGCTCTGATAATATTTCCCGTGGCCATACTGCTGGGTGTCAAGTTCATCTCCAACCCCTTCTACATAGCAGCCGCTTTTATCATCCTATTTCTGGTCTCGGGAGGATTTGCCGCCATCTCCATCCTGGTGGCCTCCATCATGAAGACCAGGGAGAGGTTCATGGGGCTGGGCCAGGCATTGATCATGCCCCTTTTCTTTGCCAGCAACGCCCTTTACCCCGTGGATATGATGCCTTCTGCTCTGCAGATGTTCGCTGTGCTCAATCCCCTCACCTATGCAGTGGATGCAGTAAGGGGCCTGATGATCAGTGGGGAGTTGAGCAAGCTGTCCATCGATCTCCTGGCCATACTGATCTTTGATGTGGTGGTCTTCACCCTTGCATCGCTCAGCTTCAGGAAGATTATTGAGTGAGAAGGGGAGACTGGATGGGGAGAGGGTTCAATTGACCGACGGCAAGACAGAAGCCAAGAACATCCTGATATGCGGCGCAGGGGCGATAGGATCTCTTATGGGTTATCTTCTCTCCGATCCGGCTCTTGAGGATGGGGCGGCGATCAAGAATGTGGCCCTGCTGGGAAGGATGGGGCATATGGAGAGGATCAGATCTGAGGGATTGGAGGTGGAGGCTCTCGAGGGCACAAAGCGGCTCTATTTCAAACATCTGTTCTCCAGGCTGGAGGAGCTTGAAGCCTCCGATTTCTGTCCACAGATGCTGCTGATCTCCGTCAAGAGCTATTCTCTGAAGGGCCTCTGCGAGGAGATCGCTCGATCCGGCCTGTTGGAGGAGAGGCTGAAGGCCTCTCGCTTCCTTTTGCTGATGAATGGCATGGGAAATGGAGAGCTATTCCGAACCCTCCTCCCGCAGGCCTCAGGAAGGATCTTTGAGGGGATCACCTCAAACGGGGTCAAGCTCGCCCGGGAGGGCAGGATCGAGCTGAAGGGCAGGGGGCCAACACTGATCGAGCAGGGTCTCTTGGGGGAATGGGAGCAGTTCATGAGAGCCCGGTTTGAAGCACGGGGATTTCAGATCGATTTCGTCCCGGATTTCAAGAGGCAGCAATGGAATAAGCTCTTTATCAACTCGGTGATAAATCCAATAGCCGCCCTGGCCCGGCAGCAGAACAGGGTCATCCTCTCCCCTGTTCTGCAGAGCACTGTGGAAAGGGTGGTCAGGGAAGGGGTGGCGGTGGCCGGCGCTGAGGGGCTGGAATTTGATCCCGAGGCGGTCTTTGATCTGGTCTTTTCTGTGGCCGAGAGGACGGCAGAGAACAGTTGCAGCATGCTGCAGGATCTCCTGAATGAGAAGAGCACTGAGATCGATTCTATAAACGGCTATATCGTCCGCCTGGCCAAAGAGCATTCCCTTGCCGTTCCCGTGAACGAGGCATTATACAGCCTGATAAAGGCGGCTGTTAGAGGACCATAAGAATCGAATTTCAGTTGGGAGATCTATAACAAACCCCTGGCAAGAGAGGAATTGTGGACTGGTTCTCTTTCTCTATTGCTGGAGCCGCCTGCCTGGCGGTCACAGGGGTCATCGATAAGTTCTACCTGGGCAGATATGTCCGCAACAGCCTGGCTTATCTCTTCGTCCTGGTGGTGATCCAGCAGATCTTCCTCCTGCCCGTCTTGGCCTATGCCGGCCTCGTGTTCATCTATCCGCATAGCCTTTATGCTCTGTCGACCGGATTGCTGCAGGTGATCCTCTGGGCAGCATATCTGTCTGCCCTCAAGGTCGAGGAGGCGAGCAGGATCGCCGGCCAGGTCTATGTCTTTCCGGTGTTCGTCTTCCTGGGGGAGTTCTTCATATTGGGCGAGACCTTGCGCCCCTCGGACTATGCAGGCGGTGCCCTGCTGCTCTTGGCCGGCCTTCTCATCTCCTACCGCCCGGCCTCAAACCCTGGGAGCAGAGGCGAGAGGGGCAGGATCTCTCCCGCTCTGAAGTATATGGTGGTCTTCTGGATCTTCGCTGCCGCCTACTCCCTGGCCTCCAAGCATCTGCTCGACTATGTCATTGAGTGGCATCTGATCGTCTGGTCGTCGCTTGGCAGCCTGATTGCAGTCTGCGCCCTCCTGGTCAATCGAGAGCTCCGGCGGGAGGCGAGGAGCTACTTTCGTTCCAGCCCAGCGCGCCTCTCAATCCTCTTCTTGAATGAGCTCTTTGATTTCCTGGGCAGAGGGGCCTTCATCTTCGCTTATGCCCTGGGCTCTGTGGCCCTGGTATCCAGCGTCTCTGCCCTGCAGCCCTTCATCACCCTGGTCTATGTCCTGATCCTGGGTGTCCTGGTCCCTGGAGCACTGGTGGAGGAGATGGACCGCCGGGCAGCTGGGATGAAGATTGCAGCGGCGGGGCTGATCATTGCCGGGGTGTACCTGGTCTCCTGAGGGTGTCTATCAGCTCAGGTCAAGCGGAAAGCCAGTGAAAGAGCTGGAGGGCGGAGGAGCACGGGACTATATCCGTAATGATTCTTTAAGCTGCCTTTTTATCTGGGAGAATTCCTCCTCGCTGATGCAGAATGATTCGATCTTCGAGCCGCTCCACCAGTCGAACCTGGCCTCATTGAGAATGCTGAGCAGCAGGGCATGGGTCTCAAGCCAGTCATAATCTATGCCTTGCTCTCTCAGTGCCCTGGTGAACTGGGGGCAGATATAAGCTATGCATTTTGGTGTCTTATGAGTCTGGAGGATGCAGCCTTTGTCGCTGGAGTAGGGGCAGGATCTCTTTGTTATGTCGCCCCTTCCGTAAATCCTCTCTCTCTCTGCATCCAGCTTGCTGCAGCCAGTGGCGCTCTTGGGATATAAGACGACATTCTCATTGCAGCAGCCATTGCAGGTGATGCCATAGTTTTCCTTGCAGTAGCCTGTACCCTCGAAAAAATCATGAAGCAACGACTCCAGCTCCAGATATCTGGCCAGGGGCTCTCTTAAATCGGGCAGGGGGCTCTCTGGCAGAAGAGCCCTCTCTCCGACCATTGGAATTGACTCTGAATGCAATTATCCCACCAGCTTCTTCTGCCCTTATTAAACCTGATACTTAATAACTATTCCTGATATACTGTCGGCAGAAACTTCCGGCCAAGATAGAAATGGCCCATCCCCCGGCCGGGGAGGGGCACGGGCCTCGGGTCGATATCAAACTCCGCTGCCCTGATGCCGGCCACCGGCAGAGAGTGAGCGCCTTCGCCCATATGGAGGGCAATGCACCCAGTATCACTATGAGGGATCTGCAATCATCCAATTGGCTCCAAGATATAGGCTGCCTTAGCAGGCTGCCAGCCCTACCTCACGCCAGCGCGGGTGTCAGACCATTTATTCAGACCCCAGGGCAATAAAACCACCATTGCTCCAAAGAGGATTATTGCAAATATTTGGGACATCACATCCATGCATCATCACCTCCTCTCTATTCCTTGACGGGTCCCATTGACAATTCAAAGCTATAAATGCTGCGGTCAAATAGTAAAAAGATCTGCTGGATATTGCCTTAAAAGAAAAAGAAATGCCTTAAAACTGAAAAGTTTGGCATATTTTGGGCTGGTAAATCAACCAAAAAAGGAAAATAGGTGAATTGGCAGAAAAGGTAAATAACCGGGAAAAAATGGACTGCCCTCTCCTTCCTCTCTTCCGATCCGCCCCTGCCTGGAGGCTCAGGCAGCCTGAAGGGATCACTCCCTCTGGGCCAGAGCAGGCTCAATATAATCTGCGCACCACATATTCGCCGTATAAGTAGCCAGGGGGATAGTAGTAGAGGCCAGGGTAAAGGCTGCCAAAGGAGTATGGATACCAGTGGCTGTATGGAGGATACCACCTGCTTGCATACGGGGGCTTTCCTCCCGTCCAGTAGCCTGTGCCGTTCTCCGACTTCCAGGTATAGCGCAGATCCGGCAACAGATAGCCATTGACTGCAATGCTCCCTTTCGGGCCGCCGCCCCAGTACCACAGATCGCTATAAGTGCTCTGGGCGGGGGCTGTGATCCTATGGCCAAGGCTGTCCAGCCATAATCTGCCGTACTCGCCGCCCACATATGGGGCGTAAGCTATGCTCTGTGCATAGCAGCTCTCTGCCAGTGAAAGTACCGCCAGCAAGAAAATCAGCGATACTATTATTGCTGTTATTGTCTTCATCCCAACTCTCCGCTTAATTATGGGTCGCGGATCGATAAAAAACTTTTGATTAAAAAAAGGTTCAGGTGTCAGGTGGTCAGGGGACCACTCTGGCGCTCAGGATCCTGACCTCTTTTGCCGGCCGGTCCATAGCTCCGGTCTTCACCTTGCCGATCCTGTCCACCACATCCATCCCCTCGATCACCTTGCCAAAGGCGGGGTGTTTGCCGTCCAGGAAGTTGTTGTCCACCAGATTGATGAAGAACTGGCTGCCTCCGGTGTCGGGCCCGGCATTGGCCATGCTGATGGTCCCCCGATTGTTCTTGCTGCTGGGGGAAAACTCGTCCTTGATGGAATAGCCCGGCCCGCCCCTTCCCGTTCCGGTGGGGTCTCCGCCCTGGATCATGAAGCCATCGATGATCCGATGAAAGATCACTCCATCATAGAAGCCCTTCTCCACCAGCTTCTTGAAGTTGCCTGCAGTGATGGGCATATCCGGATAGAGCTGAATGGTGACATCGCCCATGCTGGTGTTGAGCAGAACCTTAGCTCCTGCCTCTGTGCTATCTGCTGTCATTGTCAAATCATCTCCATTGTCAAATCATCTCCATTATCAATCTACTCCTGTGATCAGCTGATTCGTTTGGCCTTAATGATCACGACCTCCTCTACAGGTCGGTCAGCGCTGTCCCTATTGACCTTTCCGATCCTGTCCACCACATCCATGCCCTCTATGACCCGGCCGAATACCGGATGCTTCTCATCCAGGAAGCTGTTGTCAGCCAGGTTGATGAAAAACTGGCTCCCCCCGGTCTCGGGTCCGGCATTGGCCATGGCTATGGTGCCGCGCTCATTTCGATTATGATCGGTGAACTCATCCCGGATGGTATAACCGGGCCCGCCCCTTCCCGTTCCGGTGGGGTCTCCGCCCTGGATCATGAAGCCATCTATAACCCGGTGGAAGATCACACCATCATAAAAGCCCTCCTCCACCAGGCTCAGGAAGTTGCCTGTGGTGATGGGCATATCACTGTAGAGCTGAAGGGTGATGTTGCCCATGCTGGTCTTCATGAGGACCTTTGCATCTTCAGCACCCTTCTCACTATCCTCGCCCAGGCATCCCGCCTGGATCACGGCCAGCACCAGAATGCCGACAGCCAGATAAGATCCAAGTTGCATCATCGAAAAATGGAGGACCTGAGGAGAAATAAGCCTTCCGGAGTGAGAGGAAAGGGGAAAATAAGCGATCTTCGGAGCTGAGCCCGGCTATTTCATGGCCCGGCTCTCATCCACCACAATGTAGTCTTTTATTGCTACCACTGAGCTGTATGGTATCAGCACATACTTGCCATCCTCTCGATACCTGCTGCGATCAAGGCCCGAGTTGGGCTTCACCACCAGGTCCACCAGCTTGCCGGTCATGACCTCGTAGATCAGGTTCTC
This genomic stretch from Methanothrix sp. harbors:
- a CDS encoding ATP-binding cassette domain-containing protein, with product MACAIDVRQLSKLYNGGIKALDGLDLRVKAAKVFAFLGPNGSGKTTLMRILTTQIRPTSGSAYIFGLDTVKSGQEIRKIIGYVPQETSVWLDISGYENLLIYSKIYGVPSKMREKRIQDTLQSMGIEEVADRMVKSYSGGMVRRLEIACALLVGPRILFLDEPTIGLDPSARKAVWENLISFKQEYGTTVFFNTHYMDEADLYSDEIAIIDKGRIVKSGTASELKQSLRSEIIQVYSHDRIGGRVLKSIRDLAFVQGVIDNNSHLEIIVGDSETRLPLILDLLRGEGISLERICTAKPTLDDVFLNYAGAIHFKCREEEERGSKPVQA
- a CDS encoding ABC transporter permease, yielding MALSDSIREMFAMIELEIRRLRHDRTEIYTRAVQPILWLGVFGTIMGRVNAIPTGGLPYIDYITPGVLLQSTIFVSVFYGLTIVWERETGILKRLLVAPTSIYATVIGRSVASGVRAVVQALIIFPVAILLGVKFISNPFYIAAAFIILFLVSGGFAAISILVASIMKTRERFMGLGQALIMPLFFASNALYPVDMMPSALQMFAVLNPLTYAVDAVRGLMISGELSKLSIDLLAILIFDVVVFTLASLSFRKIIE
- a CDS encoding ketopantoate reductase family protein, which gives rise to MSEKGRLDGERVQLTDGKTEAKNILICGAGAIGSLMGYLLSDPALEDGAAIKNVALLGRMGHMERIRSEGLEVEALEGTKRLYFKHLFSRLEELEASDFCPQMLLISVKSYSLKGLCEEIARSGLLEERLKASRFLLLMNGMGNGELFRTLLPQASGRIFEGITSNGVKLAREGRIELKGRGPTLIEQGLLGEWEQFMRARFEARGFQIDFVPDFKRQQWNKLFINSVINPIAALARQQNRVILSPVLQSTVERVVREGVAVAGAEGLEFDPEAVFDLVFSVAERTAENSCSMLQDLLNEKSTEIDSINGYIVRLAKEHSLAVPVNEALYSLIKAAVRGP
- a CDS encoding EamA family transporter, whose amino-acid sequence is MDWFSFSIAGAACLAVTGVIDKFYLGRYVRNSLAYLFVLVVIQQIFLLPVLAYAGLVFIYPHSLYALSTGLLQVILWAAYLSALKVEEASRIAGQVYVFPVFVFLGEFFILGETLRPSDYAGGALLLLAGLLISYRPASNPGSRGERGRISPALKYMVVFWIFAAAYSLASKHLLDYVIEWHLIVWSSLGSLIAVCALLVNRELRREARSYFRSSPARLSILFLNELFDFLGRGAFIFAYALGSVALVSSVSALQPFITLVYVLILGVLVPGALVEEMDRRAAGMKIAAAGLIIAGVYLVS
- a CDS encoding peptidylprolyl isomerase; translation: MTADSTEAGAKVLLNTSMGDVTIQLYPDMPITAGNFKKLVEKGFYDGVIFHRIIDGFMIQGGDPTGTGRGGPGYSIKDEFSPSSKNNRGTISMANAGPDTGGSQFFINLVDNNFLDGKHPAFGKVIEGMDVVDRIGKVKTGAMDRPAKEVRILSARVVP
- a CDS encoding peptidylprolyl isomerase; amino-acid sequence: MMQLGSYLAVGILVLAVIQAGCLGEDSEKGAEDAKVLMKTSMGNITLQLYSDMPITTGNFLSLVEEGFYDGVIFHRVIDGFMIQGGDPTGTGRGGPGYTIRDEFTDHNRNERGTIAMANAGPETGGSQFFINLADNSFLDEKHPVFGRVIEGMDVVDRIGKVNRDSADRPVEEVVIIKAKRIS
- a CDS encoding PRC-barrel domain-containing protein; the protein is MGKVFAGSIADKEIVNVDGRVLGDLENLIYEVMTGKLVDLVVKPNSGLDRSRYREDGKYVLIPYSSVVAIKDYIVVDESRAMK